A single window of Oncorhynchus keta strain PuntledgeMale-10-30-2019 chromosome 34, Oket_V2, whole genome shotgun sequence DNA harbors:
- the LOC118376303 gene encoding apolipoprotein C-I-like, whose translation MKLSIAIAVLMLVFAAHTEAQEAEKTIEEHFATFGNQMKDLSEDLTVKTKDIVEKIGDSEFITKTRTWFTEQFDKMKAKIDETFPKQ comes from the exons ATGAAACTGTCCATTGCCATTGCCGTGTTGATGCTTGTGTTCGCCGCACACACAG aggcTCAGGAGGCTGAGAAGACCATTGAGGAGCATTTCGCCACCTTCGGCAATCAGATGAAGGACCTAAGTGAGGACCTGACCGTCAAGACCAAGGACATAGTTGAAAAGATTGGGGACAGCGAGTTCATCACCAAAACCAg GACCTGGTTCACTGAGCAGTTTGACAAGATGAAGGCCAAGATCGATGAGACCTTCCCCAAGCAGTAG
- the LOC118376302 gene encoding apolipoprotein Eb-like, with the protein MKAVAIILALAVVSGCHARAVRQAEALQNHWEENVERFWTYVSEINSRANGLVENLKASQFSRELDTLITDTMSELTVYREDIQTKLGPYAQDTAALLGQDLQLLTTKLQTDMVDAKERSTQYLGELKTMMEQNADDVHNRVNTYTRKLKKRLNKDTEEIRNTVATYLGEIQSRTSQNMDLVKERVEPFVSQAHDTAAQRLGSFTNLLKNQAQDLSQQVSTQAEGMREQLEATAEDLRTTLEGKIDELSSLIAPYAAKIREQLQTAMDKVKETTF; encoded by the exons ATGAAGGCTGTGGCAATAATCCTTGCTCTGGCAGTCGTCTCTG gCTGCCATGCCCGCGCTGTGCGCCAGGCAGAGGCCCTCCAGAACCACTGGGAGGAGAACGTTGAGCGCTTCTGGACCTACGTGTCTGAAATCAACAGCAGAGCCAACGGACTGGTGGAGAACCTCAAAGCCTCCCAGTTCAGTAGAGAACTTGA CACCCTGATCACTGACACCATGTCTGAGCTGACCGTGTACAGGGAGGACATCCAGACCAAGTTGGGGCCCTACGCCCAGGACACAGCCGCCCTGCTGGGCCAGGACCTGCAGCTTCTGACCACCAAGCTCCAGACCGACATGGTTGACGCCAAGGAGCGCAGCACACAGTACCTGGGAGAGCTCAAGACCATGATGGAGCAGAATGCTGATGATGTCCACAACCGCGTCAACACCTACACCCGCAAACTGAAGAAACGCCTTAACAAGGACACAGAGGAGATCCGCAA CACCGTGGCTACCTACCTGGGAGAAATTCAGTCCCGTACCTCCCAGAACATGGATCTCGTGAAGGAGCGTGTGGAGCCCTTCGTGAGTCAGGCCCATGACACCGCCGCCCAGAGGCTGGGCAGCTTCACTAACCTTCTGAAGAACCAGGCCCAGGACCTGAGCCAGCAGGTCTCCACCCAGGCCGAAGGCATGCGCGAGCAGCTGGAGGCCACCGCCGAGGACCTGCGCACCACCCTGGAGGGCAAGATCGATGAGCTCAGCAGCCTGATCGCCCCCTACGCCGCCAAGATCCGTGAGCAGCTCCAGACCGCCATGGACAAGGTCAAGGAGACCACCTTCTAA